One stretch of Gadus macrocephalus chromosome 12, ASM3116895v1 DNA includes these proteins:
- the LOC132469800 gene encoding uncharacterized protein LOC132469800 yields the protein MGLITDGDETAYRSEVDCLAQYSQDNNLILNTDKTKELVVDFRRKRQIQHPISINGSAVERVHSITFLGVHITRDLTWEEHTNQVVKKAQGRLFHLRRLKKFGTTESILTGCITAWYGNCTAQSRKLLQRVVQTAERISGCELPSIQDTYKARCVRKALRIIGDPSHPNQKLFELLPSGRRYQSLRAKTQRMTNSFFPQAVRLLEKHTTPQPSTRTLQQQTGF from the exons ATGGGCCTGATCACTGATGGTGATGAGACGGCCTATAGGAGCGAGGTCGACTGTCTGGCTCAGTACAGCCAGGACAACAACCTCATTCTCAACACCGATAAAACCAAGGAGCTCGTAGTGGACTTTAGAAGGAAGAGACAGATTCAACACCCCATCTCCATCAATGGGTCTGCTGTGGAGAGGGTACACAGCATTACGTTCCTGGGGGTCCACATCACCAGAGACCTCACCTGGGAGGAGCACACCAACCAGGTGGTGAAAAAAGCACAGGGGCGCCTATTTCACCTTAGGCGTCTGAAAAAGTTTG GCACAACGGAGAGCATATTGACTGGATGCATCACTGCCTGGTACGGGAACTGCACTGCCCAAAGCCGCAAATTGCTGCAAAGGGTAGTGCAGACAGCTGAGAGGATCAGCGGATGTGAGCTTCCCTCCATCCAGGACACGTACAAGGCCCGGTGTGTCAGGAAGGCCCTCCGAATCATAGgggaccccagccaccccaaccAGAAACTGTTTGAGCTACTGCCATCAGGGAGGCGGTACCAAAGCCTAAGGGCCAAAACCCAGAGGATGacaaacagttttttcccccaagcagtcagactcctggaaaaacacactaccccccaaccatccacacgcacactacAACAACAGACTGGTTTTTAA